Proteins encoded within one genomic window of Triticum aestivum cultivar Chinese Spring chromosome 2D, IWGSC CS RefSeq v2.1, whole genome shotgun sequence:
- the LOC123053060 gene encoding importin beta-like SAD2: protein MDLSNLTLVLRAALSHAPEERKAAEASLEQLQYTQQHLVRLLQIIVDGSCDMAVRQVASIHFKNFVSKAWSPIDPDETRKIPEGDKSMVRENILGFVTQLPPLLRAQLGESIKTLILADYPEHWPSLLHWVTHNMESQDQIFGALYVLRILSRKYEFKSEEERIPLYQIVEECFPRLLNIFSTLVQIANPPIEVADLIKLICKIFWSSIYLEIPKQLFEPNIFNAWIVLFLNLLERPVPLEGQPSDPDARKAWGWWKVKKWITHILNRLYSRFADMKVHKPESKAFAQMFQKNYAGKILGCHLQLLNAIRTGGYLPDRVINLILQYLTNSLTKNSMYQLMQPQIDIILFEIIFPLMCFNDNDQMLWDEDPHEYVRKGYDIIEDLYSPRTAAMDFVSELVRKRGKGNLQKFIQFIVEIFMRYNEASIEVKPYRQKDGALLAIGTLCDRLKQTDPYKAELERMLVQHVFPEFSSHVGHLRAKAAWVAGQYAHITFSDQDNFRKAMHCVISGLRDPELPVRVDSVFALRSFVEACKDLDEIRPILPQLLDEFFKLMGEVENEDLVFTLETIVDRFGEEMAPYALGLCQSLAAAFWRCMASSEADDEVEDSGALAAVGCLRALSTILESISSLPHLFIQIEPTLLPILRRMLTSDGQDVYEEVLEIVSYLTFYSPTISLDMWSLWPLMMEALNDWAIDFFENILVPLDNYISRGTEHFVTCKDPDYQQSLWKGLSSVMTDQNMEDSDIVPAPKLIEVFFQNCKGQVDHWVEPYLRLTIDRLRRAEKPYLKSLLVQVIANVFYYNPSLTLAMLHKLGVATEIFNLWFVMLQQVKKSGKRVNFKREHDKKVCCLGLTSLIGLPANHIPAEALERIFKATLELLVAYKEQVAESKRQNDAADDDVDEFDADEEENEEDEDDGEMGVDDEDQDEVNSLNIQKLVQARGFQLHDEDDDDDDSDDDFSDDEELQTPIDEVDPFIFFVGTIQAVQASDPARFQSLMQTLDFHYQALANGVAQHAEERKVEIEKEKLEKANAQ from the exons ATGGATCTGTCCAACCTGACCCTGGTGCTGCGCGCGGCGCTCAGCCACGCCCCCGAGGAGCGCAAAGCCGCTGAGGCCAGCCTCGAGCAG CTTCAGTATACGCAACAACATCTGGTGAGATTGTTACAGATCATCGTAGATGGAAGTtgtgatatggctgtgagacaggtCGCAAGCATTCACTTCAAGAACTTTGTTTCAAAAGCCTGGTCACCTATTGATCCTG ATGAAACACGTAAAATTCCAGAAGGTGACAAGTCTATGGTTCGTGAGAATATACTGGGCTTTGTTACTCAATTGCCTCCACTGCTAAG AGCACAGCTTGGAGAAAGTATCAAGACCTTGATCCTTGCGGATTACCCTGAGCATTGGCCTAGTCTTCTACATTGGGTTACACATAACATGGAATCACAGGATCAAATTTTCGGAGCACTTTATGTGCTAAGGATCCTATCCCGGAAATATGA GTTCAAGTCAGAGGAGGAAAGGATACCTTTGTATCAAATTGTTGAGGAGTGTTTTCCTCGTTTGTTGAATATATTCAGCACACTTGTCCAGATTGCCAATCCTCCAATTGAAGTTGCTGACTTGATCAAGCTGATCTGCAAAATATTCTGGTCCTCAATTTAT CTAGAAATTCCAAAGCAACTGTTTGAACCAAACATCTTCAATGCATGGATTGTTCTATTCTTAAACTTGTTGGAAAGGCCAGTTCCATTGGAAGGGCAACCATCGGATCCTGACGCTAGGAAAGCTTGGGGCTGGTGGAAAGTCAAGAAATGGATTACCCATATCTTGAACCGTTTATACAGTCG GTTTGCTGATATGAAGGTTCATAAACCAGAGAGTAAAGCTTTTGCTCAAATGTTTCAAAAGAACTATGCTGGAAAAATTCTGGGATGCCATCTACAGTTGCTCAATGCAATTCGCACTGGTGGCTATTTGCCTGATAGGGTTATCAATCTTATCCTTCAATATCTCACCAACAG TCTCACAAAGAACAGCATGTATCAGCTGATGCAACCACAAATCGACATAATTCTTTTTGAGATAATATTTCCACTAATGTGCTTCAATGACAATGACCAAATGTTATGGGATGAAGATCCGCATGAGTATGTTCGGAAAGGCTATG ATATAATTGAAGATTTGTATAGTCCTCGAACAGCTGCTATGGATTTTGTCAGCGAATTGGTAAGAAAACGGGGGAAAGGCAACCTACAAAAGTTTATCCAATTCATTGTGGAGATATTCATGAG GTATAATGAGGCATCAATTGAAGTGAAGCCCTATCGCCAAAAAGATGGTGCCCTTCTTGCCATTGGGACATTATGTGATAGGCTGAAACAAACTGATCCGTACAAGGCTGAGCTAGAGCGAATGTTAGTTCAGCATGTCTTTCCAGAGTTCAGTAGTCATGTTGGACATTTGCGTGCGAAG GCAGCATGGGTGGCAGGGCAGTATGCGCACATCACCTTCTCAGACCAGGACAATTTTCGCAAAGCTATGCATTGTGTTATCTCTGGTTTGCGTGATCCAGAACTTCCTGTCAGGGTCGATTCAGTCTTTGCTCTCCGTTCTTTCGTTGAAGCATGCAAGG ATCTGGATGAGATCCGTCCTATCCTTCCACAGCTTCTTGATG AATTTTTTAAGCTTATGGGTGAAGTTGAGAATGAGGATCTTGTTTTCACTCTCGAGACAATTGTTGATAGATTTGGTGAAGAGATGGCACCATATGCCCTTGGCTTGTGCCAGAGTTTG GCTGCTGCCTTCTGGAGATGCATGGCTAGTTCAGAAGCTGATGATGAAGTAGAGGACTCTGGTGCTTTGGCTGCTGTTGGTTGCTTACGTGCTTTAAGCACAATCCTTGAGTCCATTAGCAGTCTTccccatctttttatccaaatAGAGCCCACTCTGTTGCCTATTTTGCGCAGGATGTTGACTTCGGATGGTCAAG ATGTTTATGAAGAGGTTCTAGAAATAGTGTCCTATCTGACCTTTTACTCACCAACAATTTCTTTGGACATGTGGAGCTTGTGGCCATTGATGATGGAGGCTCTTAATGATTGGGCCATTGATTTCTTTGAGA ATATTCTTGTCCCACTAGACAATTACATTTCTCGTGGCACTGAACATTTTGTTACCTGCAAAGATCCTGATTATCAACAAAGCTTATGGAAAGGACTGTCATCT GTTATGACAGACCAAAATATGGAAGATTCAGATATTGTGCCGGCACCCAAGCTCATTGAAGTGTTTTTTCAAAACTGCAAAGGGCAAGTTGATCATTGGGTTGAGCCGTATCTCAGGCTTACGATTGATAGGCTCCGTCGAGCAGAGAAGCCTTATCTGAAATCTCTCCTTGTGCAAGTG ATAGCTAACGTATTCTACTACAATCCCTCGTTGACACTTGCAATGTTGCACAAACTTGGAGTTGCGACAGAAATTTTCAATCTTTGGTTTGTCATGTTACAACAAGTGAAAAAAAGTGGCAAGAGGGTGAACTTCAAAAG AGAGCATGACAAGAAAGTCTGCTGCTTAGGATTGACTTCACTTATTGGCCTTCCAGCTAATCATATTCCAGCAGAGGCTCTAGAACGCATTTTCAAGGCAACACTTGAGCTGCTTGTTGCATACAAGGAGCAAGTTGCAG AATCTAAGAGGCAAAATGATGctgctgatgatgatgtggatgaaTTTGATGCTGATGAAGAAGAGaatgaggaggatgaggatgatggGGAGATGGGGGTTGATGACGAAGATCAGGATGAAGTAAATAGTCTTAATATACAGAAA